The Tistrella mobilis genome window below encodes:
- a CDS encoding ABC transporter ATP-binding protein: MIRLQQVSVSFGRGSAAVEVLKSVDLDLEAGRTLAVLGPSGAGKSTLLAIVAGLERASAGRVEIAGQDLGRLDEDGLARLRARHIGIVFQAFHLIPTLTARENVALPLELAGAADADERARAALERVGLGHRLDHYPAALSGGEQQRVAFARAVVHRPSLLLADEPTGNLDRATARLISDALFGYRDETGAAVMVITHDEALARRADRVVRIEDGRLSEAAGLPAEAPA, translated from the coding sequence ATGATCCGGCTGCAACAGGTGTCGGTGTCGTTCGGTCGCGGATCCGCCGCGGTCGAGGTGCTGAAATCGGTCGATCTCGATCTCGAAGCCGGGCGAACGCTGGCGGTGCTGGGGCCTTCGGGCGCAGGCAAGTCGACGCTGCTCGCCATCGTGGCGGGGCTGGAGCGGGCAAGCGCCGGCCGGGTGGAGATTGCGGGCCAGGATCTGGGCCGGCTCGACGAGGACGGCCTTGCCCGGCTCCGCGCCCGACATATCGGGATCGTCTTCCAGGCTTTCCACCTGATTCCGACACTGACCGCGCGCGAGAACGTCGCCCTGCCGCTGGAACTGGCCGGGGCCGCCGATGCCGATGAGCGTGCCCGTGCCGCTTTGGAGCGGGTGGGGCTCGGCCATCGTCTCGATCATTATCCGGCGGCCCTGTCGGGTGGTGAGCAGCAGCGCGTCGCCTTTGCCCGCGCGGTTGTCCATCGTCCGTCACTGCTGCTTGCCGACGAGCCGACCGGCAATCTGGACCGGGCGACGGCGCGGCTGATTTCGGATGCGCTGTTCGGCTATCGCGACGAGACCGGGGCCGCGGTCATGGTCATCACCCATGACGAGGCCCTGGCCCGTCGTGCCGACCGGGTGGTGCGGATCGAAGACGGCCGGCTGTCGGAAGCGGCCGGCCTTCCGGCCGAGGCGCCGGCATGA
- a CDS encoding CaiB/BaiF CoA transferase family protein, with translation MVMGPSCGMILADLGADVVKIEPGPAGDATRRLTGAAIGFFPTFNRNKRSLCIDLKRPEGVALVRRLAEDADVLIENFRPGAMEALGLGPAAMADINPGLVYCALKGFLPGPYEHRTALDEVVQMMGGLAYMTGPRGRPLRAGSSVNDIMGGMFGVIAILAALRARETTGRGGLVQSGLFETNMILVAQHMARAAIEDADPEPFGDPGMRKPWPVYDVFDTAVPGEQIFAGVVSMGQWRAFCTAFGLEDLLADPALDNVPRLAAARPAFLPRVAEAFRQMTKAEAMARLDRLGVPFAPIAKPSDLFSDPHLLASGGLLDVELAASEGRAGGPAAARAGIPALPVHLPGGRPGLRRQPPAAGEHGIELLREAGLSEAEIGDILAAGVVTAPASGAVD, from the coding sequence ATGGTCATGGGGCCGTCCTGTGGCATGATTCTGGCGGATCTGGGCGCCGATGTGGTCAAGATCGAGCCGGGACCCGCAGGGGATGCCACCCGCCGGCTGACCGGGGCTGCGATCGGTTTCTTCCCGACCTTCAACCGCAACAAGCGCAGCCTGTGCATCGATCTGAAGCGGCCGGAAGGCGTGGCCCTGGTCCGGCGGCTGGCGGAAGATGCCGATGTACTGATCGAAAATTTCCGCCCCGGTGCCATGGAAGCGCTGGGGCTGGGCCCGGCTGCCATGGCCGATATCAACCCCGGGTTGGTATATTGCGCGCTGAAGGGTTTTCTGCCGGGACCTTACGAACACCGCACCGCGCTTGACGAGGTGGTGCAGATGATGGGCGGGCTTGCCTATATGACCGGGCCGCGCGGCCGGCCGTTGCGTGCCGGATCTTCGGTCAACGACATCATGGGCGGCATGTTCGGCGTGATCGCGATCCTGGCGGCGCTGCGCGCGCGAGAGACCACCGGCCGGGGCGGGCTGGTCCAGTCGGGCCTGTTCGAGACCAACATGATCCTGGTCGCCCAGCACATGGCGCGCGCCGCTATCGAGGATGCCGACCCTGAACCCTTTGGCGACCCTGGCATGCGCAAGCCCTGGCCGGTCTATGACGTATTCGACACGGCCGTGCCGGGTGAACAGATCTTTGCCGGCGTGGTGAGCATGGGCCAGTGGCGCGCCTTCTGCACGGCCTTCGGCCTGGAGGATCTGCTGGCCGATCCGGCGCTGGACAATGTGCCGCGACTTGCGGCGGCGCGGCCCGCTTTCCTGCCGCGGGTGGCGGAGGCCTTCCGGCAGATGACCAAGGCCGAGGCCATGGCGCGGCTGGACCGGCTGGGCGTGCCCTTCGCGCCGATCGCAAAGCCGTCGGACCTGTTCAGCGACCCGCATCTTCTGGCCTCGGGCGGGCTGCTGGATGTGGAGCTTGCGGCGTCGGAAGGTCGGGCCGGGGGGCCTGCCGCCGCCCGGGCCGGCATACCGGCCCTGCCGGTGCATCTGCCCGGCGGGCGGCCCGGCCTGCGCCGCCAGCCTCCGGCTGCGGGCGAGCACGGCATCGAGCTGCTGCGCGAGGCGGGACTTTCCGAAGCGGAGATCGGCGATATCCTGGCAGCGGGCGTCGTGACGGCGCCTGCATCCGGGGCGGTCGACTGA
- a CDS encoding CoxG family protein: MELSGEYRIPAAPETVWAKLVDPAALKDCIPGCQSVEQTGENQYAAVVTAKIGPVKATFNGQVTLSDFDPPKSYRIAGEGKGGAAGFGKGTADVTLEPDGEGGTILRYTADAQVGGKMAQLGARLIQGTVQKLADEFFAKFAELAAASEPAAPAPTAAAADTPPPLPEHGAPVSPAAAGMSAGISPAAAAIGITGHAGHGHDDHGHDDHGHGHGDHGHGHGKGANPFVWLGALVVVSLVMVLLFG, encoded by the coding sequence ATGGAGCTTTCGGGCGAATACCGCATCCCCGCCGCCCCAGAGACGGTCTGGGCAAAGCTGGTCGATCCGGCGGCGCTCAAGGACTGCATTCCGGGTTGTCAGTCGGTCGAGCAGACCGGTGAGAATCAGTATGCCGCCGTCGTCACTGCCAAGATCGGCCCGGTGAAGGCGACCTTCAACGGCCAGGTCACCCTGTCGGATTTCGATCCGCCGAAGAGCTACCGGATTGCAGGCGAGGGCAAAGGCGGCGCCGCCGGTTTCGGCAAGGGCACGGCCGATGTGACACTGGAACCCGATGGCGAGGGCGGCACCATCCTGCGCTACACCGCCGATGCCCAGGTCGGCGGCAAGATGGCCCAGCTCGGCGCCCGGCTGATCCAGGGCACCGTGCAGAAGCTGGCCGATGAATTCTTCGCCAAATTCGCCGAACTCGCCGCGGCAAGCGAACCTGCAGCCCCGGCCCCGACCGCCGCGGCGGCCGACACGCCGCCCCCTCTGCCCGAGCATGGCGCCCCGGTCTCGCCAGCCGCCGCCGGGATGAGCGCCGGCATCTCGCCGGCCGCGGCGGCCATCGGCATCACCGGTCATGCCGGCCACGGCCACGACGATCACGGCCATGACGATCACGGGCACGGACATGGCGATCATGGCCATGGGCACGGCAAAGGCGCAAACCCGTTCGTCTGGCTGGGCGCGCTGGTCGTGGTGTCGCTGGTGATGGTGCTGCTGTTCGGCTGA
- a CDS encoding arylesterase: MIGLGLAGLTLPSGRVHAAGSDPLILALGDSLTAGYGLPEGEGLVPQLAAALAAAGRPAQVENAGVSGDTTAGGRARLDWALGGLPRQPDLVIVALGANDALRGIAPEEAKANLGAILDTLGRKGLPVLLVGMLAPTNWGPDYRNAFDAIYPALAEDHDVPLDPFILEGVALEPSLVQPDGLHPNAAGVKKMAARLAPVVIQALDLGKAPKLRD; this comes from the coding sequence TTGATCGGCCTCGGCCTCGCCGGTCTGACACTCCCTTCCGGCAGAGTACACGCAGCAGGAAGCGATCCTCTGATCCTGGCGCTCGGCGACAGCCTGACCGCCGGCTATGGCCTGCCGGAAGGCGAGGGCCTGGTGCCGCAGCTTGCCGCCGCCCTGGCCGCCGCCGGCAGGCCGGCGCAGGTGGAGAATGCCGGTGTCTCGGGCGACACCACGGCCGGTGGCCGGGCCCGGCTCGATTGGGCACTTGGGGGGTTGCCCCGCCAGCCGGATCTGGTGATCGTTGCCCTCGGCGCAAATGATGCCCTGCGCGGCATCGCACCCGAAGAGGCTAAAGCCAATCTGGGCGCCATCCTCGACACGCTCGGCCGCAAGGGTCTGCCGGTGCTGCTGGTCGGCATGCTGGCCCCGACCAATTGGGGACCGGACTATCGCAACGCCTTCGATGCGATCTATCCCGCCCTCGCCGAGGATCATGACGTGCCGCTCGATCCGTTCATCCTGGAGGGCGTGGCGCTGGAACCGTCGCTGGTCCAGCCCGACGGGCTGCACCCGAATGCGGCGGGCGTGAAGAAGATGGCTGCACGGCTGGCACCGGTGGTGATCCAGGCACTTGATCTCGGGAAGGCGCCCAAATTGCGTGACTAA
- a CDS encoding ABC transporter permease, translating to MSAGETTAGRTAQVVPSGRSLPWRALIRFALRDLRRGVGGFAIVLASLALGVAAMAGIGALDAAVVAGQARDARALLGGDLELATTGRPLPGPVRADLTARSEAVSAVVDLRGMVRLPADEARARAGDAAPGAPVNDRALVQVLAVDAAYPLVGRMETDPPIAGAPAAALGADGLVAEGTLLARLRLAPGDVVQLGGADFTIRGRLIAQPDQGGFGFALGPRVVISQAGLARAGLDAPGTISRHMTRALLAAAVSPTATVEALEAAWPAESWRARTLDRANPGLAGFVDRLATHLELVALAALAIGGIGVAGAARAHLEARARTVAVLKALALGPAAVFMVYMIQMAVVAALGILIGVVAGATVPWIAAGFANGLLPTPILPDLYLLPLMRAALIGAGVAIAFTAPALGRASGVRPADLLRAAVVPLAARTGRRGVLTGLAAGALVVALVVGGAADPILAAVAILSIAVALLVFRAASNGIAAVARRVRVPGRPALRLGVAGLRRPGAPTAEIAAALGAGLMVLTALALVQDNLTRLIDRSLPERAPQYFFLDIQPDQVPVFDRLAADAVGPENLARMPTLRGRIRGLNGQVIDENDVVEGERWAIRGEVGMSWAAEMPEGTRLTEGSWWPADYAGPPLVSIDDELARGMGAKIGDRLDVLVLGRTITVEIANLRRIEWLDLSLNFVMVLSPGALAGAPATHIATISGDPAAAERLMVDVTDRFPNVSAVSVGDAVRQAGALIDGVAGAVRITAIAVLAAGALVLAAAVLAAQSKRRFDAVMMKVVGASRRTIATGLAIEFLIVAVVVGAIGAAGGTLAAWAITRWLLEIDFVFSGVPVAASMLAGIGLALAVGLMAVAGALRVPPARILRERAGL from the coding sequence ATGAGCGCGGGGGAGACCACCGCCGGCCGGACCGCACAAGTGGTGCCGTCCGGTCGTAGCCTGCCCTGGCGGGCGCTGATCCGCTTTGCCCTGCGCGACCTGCGCCGGGGGGTCGGCGGCTTCGCCATCGTGCTCGCCTCTCTGGCGCTGGGGGTGGCGGCGATGGCCGGCATCGGCGCGCTGGATGCTGCGGTTGTGGCGGGGCAGGCCCGTGATGCCCGTGCCCTGCTGGGGGGTGATCTGGAACTCGCCACCACCGGCCGGCCGCTGCCCGGACCGGTCCGCGCCGACCTGACGGCGCGATCCGAGGCGGTCTCGGCCGTGGTCGACCTGCGCGGCATGGTGCGCCTGCCCGCCGACGAGGCCCGGGCACGCGCCGGCGACGCTGCACCTGGGGCGCCGGTGAACGACCGGGCCCTGGTCCAGGTGCTGGCGGTGGATGCGGCCTATCCGCTGGTGGGCCGGATGGAGACCGACCCGCCGATTGCCGGCGCGCCGGCTGCGGCGCTGGGGGCCGATGGTCTGGTGGCCGAGGGCACCCTGCTTGCGCGGCTGCGGCTTGCCCCCGGCGATGTCGTGCAGTTGGGCGGGGCCGATTTCACCATTCGCGGCCGGCTGATCGCCCAGCCCGACCAGGGCGGGTTCGGCTTTGCGCTCGGCCCCCGGGTGGTGATCTCGCAAGCCGGGCTCGCCCGGGCGGGGCTGGACGCCCCCGGCACGATCTCGCGCCATATGACCCGGGCCCTGCTGGCCGCCGCTGTCTCCCCCACCGCCACGGTCGAGGCGCTGGAGGCGGCCTGGCCGGCGGAGAGCTGGCGGGCCCGCACGCTCGATCGGGCCAATCCCGGCCTCGCCGGCTTCGTCGACCGGCTGGCGACCCATCTGGAACTGGTCGCATTGGCCGCGCTCGCCATCGGCGGCATCGGCGTCGCCGGTGCCGCCCGGGCGCATCTGGAGGCGCGGGCCCGTACCGTCGCGGTGCTGAAGGCGCTGGCCCTGGGCCCGGCCGCGGTTTTCATGGTCTACATGATCCAGATGGCCGTGGTGGCGGCACTCGGCATCCTGATCGGTGTCGTTGCCGGCGCCACCGTGCCCTGGATCGCCGCCGGCTTCGCCAACGGGCTGCTGCCGACGCCGATTCTGCCCGATCTCTATCTGCTGCCGCTCATGCGGGCTGCGTTGATCGGCGCCGGCGTGGCGATCGCCTTCACTGCACCGGCGCTCGGGCGCGCCTCGGGCGTGCGGCCGGCCGATCTGCTGCGGGCGGCGGTGGTGCCGCTGGCCGCCCGCACCGGCCGCCGGGGCGTGCTGACCGGGCTTGCCGCGGGTGCGCTGGTGGTGGCCCTGGTCGTGGGGGGAGCGGCCGATCCGATACTGGCCGCGGTCGCCATCCTCTCGATCGCGGTGGCGCTGCTGGTGTTCCGCGCAGCCTCGAACGGAATCGCGGCTGTGGCACGGCGGGTGCGGGTGCCGGGGCGGCCGGCGCTGCGCCTGGGTGTCGCCGGGCTGCGCCGGCCCGGCGCACCCACGGCCGAGATTGCGGCAGCACTCGGTGCGGGGCTGATGGTCCTGACCGCCCTTGCCCTGGTGCAGGACAATCTCACCCGGCTGATCGATCGCAGCCTGCCGGAACGGGCGCCGCAATACTTCTTCCTGGATATTCAACCCGATCAGGTCCCGGTCTTCGATCGTCTGGCGGCCGATGCGGTGGGGCCTGAAAACCTTGCCCGCATGCCGACGCTGCGTGGCCGGATCCGGGGGCTGAACGGCCAGGTGATCGATGAAAACGACGTGGTCGAGGGCGAGCGCTGGGCGATCCGCGGCGAGGTCGGCATGTCCTGGGCGGCCGAGATGCCCGAAGGGACGCGACTGACCGAGGGCAGCTGGTGGCCGGCCGACTATGCCGGCCCGCCACTGGTCTCGATCGACGACGAACTGGCCCGGGGCATGGGGGCGAAGATCGGTGACCGTCTGGATGTTCTGGTCCTGGGGCGGACCATCACGGTCGAGATCGCCAATCTCCGGCGCATCGAATGGCTGGACCTGTCGCTCAACTTCGTGATGGTGCTGTCGCCGGGGGCGCTTGCCGGCGCGCCGGCCACCCATATCGCCACCATCTCGGGCGATCCGGCGGCGGCGGAACGGCTGATGGTCGATGTCACCGATCGTTTCCCAAATGTCTCGGCGGTGAGCGTCGGTGATGCCGTGCGTCAGGCCGGCGCGCTGATCGACGGCGTGGCCGGTGCTGTCCGGATCACTGCGATCGCCGTGCTGGCGGCTGGCGCCCTGGTGCTGGCGGCGGCAGTGCTGGCTGCCCAGTCCAAGCGGCGCTTCGACGCGGTGATGATGAAGGTGGTGGGCGCTTCGCGTCGGACCATTGCGACCGGGCTTGCCATAGAGTTCCTGATCGTGGCGGTCGTGGTAGGGGCGATCGGCGCTGCCGGCGGCACGCTTGCTGCCTGGGCGATCACCCGCTGGCTGCTGGAGATCGATTTCGTCTTTTCGGGCGTGCCGGTGGCGGCATCGATGCTTGCGGGCATCGGCCTCGCCCTGGCAGTGGGGCTTATGGCGGTGGCTGGCGCGCTTCGTGTGCCACCGGCGCGGATCCTGCGCGAACGCGCCGGTCTCTGA
- a CDS encoding gamma carbonic anhydrase family protein: MPLYALDDLEPEIADPARIWIAPDAHVIGRVRLGLDVGIWFGAVLRGDNDLIAVGDRTNVQDGATLHTDRGVPLTIGTGVTIGHHAIVHGCTIGDNALIGIGATILNGARIGANCLVGAHALVTEGKEFPEGSLILGSPAKAVRPLDEAALAMLKGSAEGYVRNAARFRAGLRVIG, encoded by the coding sequence ATGCCGCTCTATGCCCTGGACGACCTGGAACCCGAGATTGCCGATCCGGCCCGGATCTGGATCGCCCCCGATGCCCATGTCATCGGACGGGTACGGCTGGGGCTGGATGTCGGCATCTGGTTCGGCGCGGTGCTGCGCGGCGACAACGACCTGATCGCGGTCGGCGACCGCACCAATGTCCAGGACGGCGCCACGCTCCACACCGACCGGGGCGTGCCCCTGACCATCGGCACCGGCGTCACCATCGGCCACCACGCCATAGTCCATGGCTGCACCATCGGCGACAACGCCCTGATCGGCATCGGCGCCACCATCCTGAACGGCGCCCGGATCGGCGCCAACTGTCTGGTCGGCGCCCATGCGTTGGTGACGGAAGGCAAGGAGTTCCCCGAGGGCAGCCTGATCCTCGGCTCACCTGCAAAAGCGGTCCGGCCCCTCGACGAGGCGGCGCTCGCGATGCTGAAAGGCTCGGCCGAGGGCTATGTCCGCAATGCGGCACGCTTTCGGGCGGGGTTGCGCGTCATCGGCTGA
- a CDS encoding hydroxymethylglutaryl-CoA lyase produces the protein MTQETRRRAPVIVREVGPRDGLQNAGAVMATADKLAWIAALVAAGIREMEVASFVPPALVPQMADAAEVTARVRATHPDLRAVVLAPNMKGVEAAIAAGATTIILPVSASEAHSQANVRRSRADQVAAVAEIVTRLHNCGPDRPRIEAGISTAFGCSRQGVVPERDVIDTAVSLARAGADAVALADTLGYATPGQVRRLVRAVRAELGVVPLGNLHLHDTLGTGLANVLAGLEEGVRGFDAAHGGLGGCPFAPGSIGNVTTEDLVYLLESEGFDTGIDLDRLIRARELLSAGLPGEALHGRVAAAGIPPTWRKTD, from the coding sequence ATGACGCAGGAGACGCGCCGGCGCGCCCCGGTGATCGTGCGCGAGGTCGGCCCGCGCGACGGGCTGCAGAATGCCGGTGCCGTGATGGCCACGGCCGACAAGCTTGCCTGGATCGCCGCGCTGGTGGCGGCCGGCATCCGCGAGATGGAGGTGGCGAGCTTCGTGCCGCCCGCCCTGGTGCCGCAGATGGCGGATGCCGCCGAGGTCACCGCCCGGGTCCGCGCCACCCATCCCGACCTGCGTGCTGTGGTGCTTGCTCCCAACATGAAGGGTGTCGAAGCCGCGATCGCGGCCGGCGCCACCACCATCATCCTGCCGGTCTCGGCCAGCGAGGCGCACAGCCAGGCCAATGTCCGCCGCAGCCGCGCCGACCAGGTGGCGGCGGTCGCCGAGATCGTGACCCGCCTGCACAATTGCGGCCCCGACCGGCCACGGATCGAGGCGGGCATCTCAACCGCCTTCGGCTGTTCCCGCCAGGGCGTGGTGCCGGAGCGGGACGTGATCGACACCGCCGTTTCGCTGGCCCGGGCCGGGGCCGATGCGGTGGCGCTGGCCGATACGCTGGGCTATGCGACCCCCGGTCAGGTCCGCCGGCTGGTGCGGGCGGTGCGCGCCGAACTGGGCGTGGTGCCGCTCGGCAATCTGCATCTGCACGACACGCTCGGCACCGGCCTCGCCAATGTGCTGGCCGGGCTGGAAGAGGGGGTGCGCGGTTTCGATGCCGCCCATGGCGGCCTCGGCGGCTGCCCCTTCGCACCGGGATCCATCGGTAACGTGACCACTGAGGATCTGGTCTATCTGCTGGAATCCGAGGGCTTCGACACCGGCATCGACCTGGACCGGTTGATCCGGGCGCGGGAGCTGCTGTCGGCCGGCCTGCCCGGCGAGGCCCTGCACGGCCGGGTTGCCGCTGCCGGCATTCCGCCGACCTGGCGGAAGACCGACTGA